One Bacillota bacterium genomic window, ATTACGAAGGACATTCCGATCATTGGGCTACTAACGCCTTTGTGGCCTATGCCTTGGAAGACCTGCGGCTGCACGGTTGGGCGTGTCAGCCCAAGGCCTACAATTACCTGGTGCATTATCATGATTGGCCTCGTCCCTGGGGTGCCCACGTCATGCGTGCCCTGGAGCCGCCGGCGGCGATTGCCGACCAAGACGAATGGCTCAGCTTGCCCTTGTCCTGGAGCGAAAGGGTTACAAAACAGAATGCAATCCTAAAGCACCGTTCTCAGATAGCAGTAATGCGTGGTTTTTTGACCGCTTTTGTTCGGTCCACCGAATTGTTCCAGGTCTATCCGTCGGCGGTGGTGCTGGAGAGTACCAACAGCGGTGAACAGATGGTGCTAGCCTCCGATGCGGCTGGCGACAGCTTGATCGACCGCTTTGATCGCCATACCGACATTGTGCGGCTGTCCGGCTGCGTCGACGCCAAGAACCTACAACTGACCTTGTCCTTAAGGGGGCCCGTTAAACCGGAGCTAAAGTGCAAAATGGAGCTGGTCACGTTAGGGGGAACGGTTCCGGAATTACGTTTGCAGCTTTCTATTCCGGCCAAAGAGCTACCTACCGGCATTACAGTATCCAGTTCGGGCAATAATATCATTCTTAACCTGGAACGCGGTTTGTTAGGAGAAGCGCCGTTGTTGTTTGTCTCGGCAGAGACTTACCAAGGACAAACACGAGCGGATCGCCTGCGCCAGATCAAGGTGCAATTGAAATAATGTTTTCATTGCTTCGATCCGGGCTGCCAGGTACCACTAGGCCTTGTGCCGACTGACTTTTCGTGTTACAATATTGCTGGGTGCAAGGCGCCTGCCGCCGATATGGAGGAATTAAATGACCAAGAAGAAAACCAATGAGCAAATTGTAACCACTAACCGCAAAGCCCGTTATGATTACTTTATCCTGGAAACGTACGAGGCCGGGTTAGCGCTGGTGGGAACAGAGGTGAAATCCCTGCGGGCCGGCAGGGCTAGTTTAAGAGACAGCTATGCCCGGGCCGAAAACGGGGAGCTAATTCTCTACAATATGCACATTAGCCCGTATCAACAAGGCGGCTACGTAAATCATGAGCCTCGGCGACCGCGCAAATTGCTTCTCCGTAAAAACGAGATCAGAAAACTGGCTGCCATGATACAAGAAAAGGGCTTGACTTTAGTCCCGCTGAAGGTATACTTTAATGAACGGGGCTGGGCCAAGGTGGAGCTGGCGTTAGCTCGGGGCAAAAAGTCATACGACAAACGTGATGATCTAGCGGCACGGGATGCCAAGCGGGAAATTGAGCGAGCGTTTAAAGAGCATTCCTTGGGGGCGATTTAGGTT contains:
- the smpB gene encoding SsrA-binding protein SmpB produces the protein MTKKKTNEQIVTTNRKARYDYFILETYEAGLALVGTEVKSLRAGRASLRDSYARAENGELILYNMHISPYQQGGYVNHEPRRPRKLLLRKNEIRKLAAMIQEKGLTLVPLKVYFNERGWAKVELALARGKKSYDKRDDLAARDAKREIERAFKEHSLGAI